The proteins below are encoded in one region of Takifugu rubripes chromosome 1, fTakRub1.2, whole genome shotgun sequence:
- the LOC101071102 gene encoding NAD(P)H dehydrogenase [quinone] 1-like encodes MKKTVLIVYAHQSAGSFNAAAKNVALDVFSAPEYEVEVSDLYAMNFKATATAEDIIGDVKDSEHFRYAEETELALQAGKLSADITKEHGKLSQAELVIFQFPMYWFSFPAIMKGWIDRVLTKGYAFSEKKRYSQGVFKDKKAILSFTTGSQELMFGSNGINGDMNVTLWPMQNGILNYCGFQVLAPQIFWAPSRAPAELRTSMLEKWRVRLQGLLSEAPLSFTPLDCFDEEKGYVLKPEVSEKQAGAEFGLTVGIHLNKRLPLTQMKAGV; translated from the exons ATGA AAAAGACAGTTTTGATCGTGTATGCTCACCAGAGCGCTGGCTCATTCAACGCGGCGGCCAAAAATGTTGCTCTGGATGTCTTTTCTGCTCCTGAATATGAGGTGGAAGTGTCTGACCTGTACGCCATGAACTTTAAAGCCACCGCCACAGCTGAGGACATCATTG GTGACGTCAAGGATTCTGAACACTTCCGGTATGCAGAGGAGACTGAGCTAGCACTGCAGGCAGGAAAGCTGTCTGCTGACATCACCAAAGAACATGGCAAACTTAGCCAAGCAGAACTGGTCATCTTTCAG TTCCCCATGTACTGGTTCAGTTTTCCTGCAATCATGAAGGGCTGGATTGACAGGGTGCTCACAAAGGGTTATGCTTTCTCTGAGAAGAAGCGCTACAGCCAGGGTGTCTTCAAG GACAAGAAGGCCATTCTGTCCTTCACCACTGGGTCTCAAGAGTTGATGTTTGGGTCAAATGGCATTAATGGGGACATGAATGTCACCTTGTGGCCAATGCAG AATGGCATCTTGAACTACTGTGGCTTCCAGGTTCTGGCCCCTCAGATCTTCTGGGCACCATCTCGTGCCCCAGCAGAGCTGCGAACCAGCATGCTGGAGAAGTGGCGCGTGcgcttgcaaggcctcctgagTGAAGCGCCCCTGTCCTTCACTCCTCTTGACTGCTTTGATGAGGAGAAGGGCTATGTGTTGAAGCCTGAGGTGTCTGAGAAACAAGCCGGTGCTGAATTTGGTCTTACAGTGGGGATCCATCTTAACAAGCGGCTGCCTCTAACCCAAATGAAAGCTGGAGTCTAA
- the LOC101071332 gene encoding atypical chemokine receptor 3: MSLSTSELEDLFKLFGDPNVSDTLSNISSVDTMMCATSFDRNALLYSMCVLYTFIFVIGLAANALVLWVNIRAQRDSTPRHETHMYIAHLAVADLCVCATLPVWVSSLAQHGHWPFGEVACKLTHLLFSVNLFGSIFFLACMSVDRYLSVTMRQNNEDRTNRKLIRRGVCVGVWLLALIASLPDTYFLQTVKATHGDTMLCRPVYPEEHPREWMVGVQLSFNLLGFVLPFPIIAVFYLLLAGAFTSSSSYSSSSTVEQERRVSRRVILAYIVVFLGCWGPYHGVLLADSLSQLGLVPLTCSLENVIYVALHLTQCLSLLHCCFNPILYNFINRNYRYDLMKAFIFKYSTRTGLARLIEATNISEAEYSAVALDNPPQI; encoded by the coding sequence ATGAGTCTGAGCACCAGCGAGCTGGAGGACTTGTTCAAGTTGTTCGGGGACCCCAACGTCTCCGACACCTTGAGCAACATATCCAGCGTGGACACGATGATGTGCGCGACATCCTTCGACCGCAACGCCCTGCTCTACTCCATGTGTGTCCTCTACACCTTCATCTTCGTCATTGGGCTGGCTGCGAATGCGCTGGTCCTCTGGGTAAACATCCGTGCGCAGAGAGACTCCACCCCTCGCCACGAGACGCACATGTACATCGCGCACCTGGCGGTggcagacctgtgtgtgtgcgccaccCTGCCTGTGTGGGTGAGCTCGCTGGCTCAGCATGGCCATTGGCCCTTTGGCGAAGTGGCCTGTAAACTCACCCACCTGCTGTTTTCTGTCAACCTGTTTGGAAGCATCTTCTTCTTGGCCTGCATGAGCGTGGACCGCTACCTGAGCGTGACGATGCGCCAGAACAACGAAgacaggacaaacaggaagctAATCCGTcgcggagtgtgtgtgggagtgtggcTCCTGGCTCTGATCGCTTCTCTGCCGGACACGTACTTCCTGCAGACGGTGAAGGCGACGCATGGGGACACGATGCTGTGCAGGCCGGTGTACCCAGAGGAACACCCCCGGGAGTGGATGGTGGGCGTGCAGCTGAGCTTCAACCTGCTGGGCTTTGTCCTCCCCTTCCCCATCATTGCGGTGTTTTACCTCCTGCTCGCCGGAGCCTTCACAAGCTCTTCATCTTactcttcatcctccacagTGGAGCAGGAACGTCGCGTGAGCCGCAGGGTAATCCTGGCCTACATCGTGGTCTTTCTTGGCTGCTGGGGGCCCTACCATGGAGTCCTCCTGGCTGATTCCCTGTCTCAGCTGGGCCTGGTACCTCTTACTTGCAGCCTAGAGAACGTGATCTACGTGGCCCTGCACCTCACACAGTGTCTGTCGCTGCTCCACTGCTGCTTCAACCCCATCCTCTACAACTTCATCAACAGAAACTATCGCTATGACCTCATGAAGGCCTTCATCTTTAAATACTCCACCAGAACGGGCCTGGCCCGCCTTATTGAGGCCACTAACATATCTGAAGCCGAGTACTCTGCTGTAGCTCTGGATAACCCGCCGCAGATCTGA